A window of Hydrogenophilus thermoluteolus genomic DNA:
TTCCCGTTCATCCAGACCGCGTTCCAGACCATCGCGCAAGCGCAAGTGGCGAAGAGCGCGCTCGAAGCGATCCAGATGGGCTTCGGCCGCTTGGGTGACGACATCGTGATGCATCCGCGCGAGCTCCTCTACGTTGCGATCCGCCGCGCCCGGGCGATCGCGGAAGCGGGCTATCAGGCGCCGCTTCCCGAGCGTGAGATCGTCGTCGCGGGACGCAACGGGATCGCCACTTGTCAGATGTTCCTGATCAACATGCTCGAAGGCGGCTTCATCAGCGAATACGACTTCCGCGTGGGCACTGCGGTGGCACGGGCGCTCTGCGGTGGCGATGTCGAAACCGGGATGCGGGTCTCGACCGAATGGATTTTGGAGGTCGAGCGCCACGAATTCGTCGAACTCCTCAAACAAGAGAAAACTCAGCAACGGATTCAGCACATGCTGACCACCGGTAAGCCATTGCGCAACTGATCGAGAAGGGGAAGAGAAGATGAGTAAAGCGATTCAAGACGCCTATATCGTTGCGGCCGTTCGCACACCGGTCGGGAAAAAAGGCGGGATGTTCCGTCATGTGCGGCCGGACGACATGCTCGCCCATGTACTCAAAGCAGTAGTGGCACAAGTGCCTGAACTCGATCTCAACGAGATCGGTGACGTGATCGTCGGTTGCGCGATGCCGGAAGCCGAGCAGGGGATGAACGTCGCCCGCATCGGCTTGCTGTTGGCTGGCTTTCCGAACAGCGTCCCGGGGATCACCATCAACCGGTTCTGTTCCTCTGGAGTGCAGGCTGTTGCCGATGCCGCGGCACGTATCCGTTTGGGAGAGGCCGATGTGATGATTGCGGCGGGTACCGAATCGATGTCGGTGATGCCGCAGATCATGGGGAACAAAGTCAGTCTCAACCCGGCCGTGTTCGAGAAAGAGGAGAACTACGCGATCGCGTTTGGGATGGGGCTCACCGCAGAGAAGGTCGCCCAAAAATGGGGCATTTCCCGTGACGACCAAGACGAGTTTGCGCTGGCGTCGCATCAGAAAGCGCTCGCTGCGATCGACCAAGGGTTGTTCCGCGACGAGATCGCGCCCTATCCCGTGAAAACCCACCTGCCCGGTGCGCAGGGGGTAGCCCGTGTCGTCGAACAGGTTGCCGATACCGACGAAGGACCGCGTCGCGATACTTCACGCGAGTCGCTGGCGCGCTTGCGGCCGGTCTTTGCGGCACGGGGTACCGTCACGGCGGGGAACAGTTCGCAGATGTCGGACGGTGCGGGAGCGGTGCTCTTGATGTCGGAAGCAGCGGTGAAGCGCTACAACGTGACGCCGATTGCGCGGGTCGCCGCGTATGCGGTTGCGGGGGTTCCGCCCGAAATCATGGGAATCGGGCCCGTCGCGGCCATTCCCAAGGCGCTCGAACGCGCGGGCATCCGGCAAGACGATCTTGACTGGATCGAACTCAACGAAGCGTTCGCGGCGCAATCGCTCGCGGTGATTCGCGAGCTGGGGTTGGACCCCGCGAAGGTTAACCCGCTGGGTGGCGCGATCGCGTTGGGCCACCCGTTGGGCGCAACCGGCGCGATCCGCACCGCGACGGTGATGAGCGCGATGAAGCGCGACCCCAAAGTGAAATACGGAATGGTGACGATGTGTATCGGTACCGGTATGGGGGCTGCGGGCATCTTCGAACGCGTATGAAAATTGGCCAACTGAGCATCGGGGGGGCGCGATGCGCTCCCCGCTGATGCGCCATATCCCCCGCCGCTATTGGCACCACGTGCTGCGGTGGGGGTTCAACTTTTACCCCTCTTACCGGACGATTGGCGCGCGGGTCGAACGCATCGACCCCGATCTGCGCCGCATCGTCGTACGCCTGCCGCACACGTGGCGGACACGAAACCCCGCCGGTGCAACCTTCGGCGGCGCCCTTTACGCGGCCGCTGACCCCATGTTTGCGGTGATGCTGGCGTACAATCTCCCGGAGCGTACCGTGGTTTGGGACAAAGCCGCGTCGATTCGCTACCGGCGTCCCGGACGAACCACGCTGTGGGCCGAATTCGTCCTGCCAGAGACTGTCTTAGAGACGGTGGCGCACGAACTGGTCACCGTCGGCCGTTCGGAACCCACGTTCGTCGCTGTTTGGCGCGATGAGGAGGGACTTGAGTACACCACCGTGGAGAAGACGGTATTTGTCGCAACACCAGAATACATGCGCGCACGGCAAACGGCATAGCAAACCCTACGCACCAGAAAGAGGGATTTACGCATCATGAAAACGTACGAAACCTTGGTGATCACCGAAAAAGCGCCGGGGGTCTGGGCGCTGCAACTCAACCGTCCCGAATCGTTGAATGCGCTGTCGATGCAGATGCTCGAAGAGCTGGCCGACGCAGCGGGGATGCTGTACGACCTCCCAGAAGTTCGGGCGCTCATCATCATTGGCGCGGGTGACCACTTCATGGCCGGTGGGGATATCCGTGATTTTCACCGTTCGTTGGCGCTTTCTCCTGAAACCCGCAAAGCGCAATACCGCGCGGTGATCGAACGGGCGGCGAACGTCCTGGTCGAGCGGTTGACCCATGCGCCGTTCCCGGTGGTTTCCGCTGTGCGCGGCGCGTGCGCGGGTTTTGGGCTTTCGCTTGCGTTGATGGCCGATCTGGTGGTGGCAAGCCGCACGGCCTACTTCACCACCGCGTACCTCAACATCGGGCTTTCCGCCGACGGGGGGATGTCCTATCTTTTGCCCCGCGCGGTCGGTGCGAAGCGCGCGGCGCGGTGGCTGCTCCTTGCCGAACGGTTTTCAGCCGAAGAGGCGCTTGCTGCGGGTGCGGTGAGCGAAATCGTCGCGGATGACCAGCTCGAAGCGCGGGTCATGGAAATTGCGACGCGTTGGGCACATGGTCCGCGCCATGCGTTGCTGCGCATGAAGCGGCTCTTGGCCGAGTCGATGGAACATACGTTGGAGGCGCAGCTGCTCGAAGAGGCGGATGCGTTTTCGGCATGTAGCGCAACCGAGGAATTTGCCGAAGGCGTCACCGCCTTTTTGGAAAAGCGCCCGCCGCGCTTTCCCGGGTGAGTCCTAAAACGCCGTATCGTACCCAGTGCGCATGACTGCCTCCTTGCCCGAATCGATCCAGGTCCTTGAACGCGGCTGGTTGTCGTCGAACAGCGTTTTGCTCTTCGACGGCGAGACGGCAACGCTTGTCGATAGCGGCTACGTGACCGAAGCCGGCGAAACGGTGGCGATGCTGAACGCCGCGTTGCGGGGCCGAACCCTGACGCGCCTCATCAATACCCATTCCCATTCCGACCATATCGGGGGTAACGCGGCGGTCCAGCGCGCCTTTGGTTGCCGAATCGCGGTACCCGAAGCATTGGCTCCGATCGTCGCCCGTTGGGACCGCACCGCGCTGTTACTCGATGTCGCCGGACAAAACGCCGAGCCCTTTTCCGTCGATGAGACGATCGCGCCTGGTGACACGTTCGTGGCGGGTGGGTTGTGCTGGGAGGCGATCGCGGCACCGGGGCACGACGCGACCGCGCTGGTCTTCTACAACCGGGAACACGGCGTTTTGCTCTCTGGCGATGCGCTCTGGGCCGA
This region includes:
- a CDS encoding acetyl-CoA C-acyltransferase, encoding MSKAIQDAYIVAAVRTPVGKKGGMFRHVRPDDMLAHVLKAVVAQVPELDLNEIGDVIVGCAMPEAEQGMNVARIGLLLAGFPNSVPGITINRFCSSGVQAVADAAARIRLGEADVMIAAGTESMSVMPQIMGNKVSLNPAVFEKEENYAIAFGMGLTAEKVAQKWGISRDDQDEFALASHQKALAAIDQGLFRDEIAPYPVKTHLPGAQGVARVVEQVADTDEGPRRDTSRESLARLRPVFAARGTVTAGNSSQMSDGAGAVLLMSEAAVKRYNVTPIARVAAYAVAGVPPEIMGIGPVAAIPKALERAGIRQDDLDWIELNEAFAAQSLAVIRELGLDPAKVNPLGGAIALGHPLGATGAIRTATVMSAMKRDPKVKYGMVTMCIGTGMGAAGIFERV
- a CDS encoding DUF4442 domain-containing protein, with translation MRSPLMRHIPRRYWHHVLRWGFNFYPSYRTIGARVERIDPDLRRIVVRLPHTWRTRNPAGATFGGALYAAADPMFAVMLAYNLPERTVVWDKAASIRYRRPGRTTLWAEFVLPETVLETVAHELVTVGRSEPTFVAVWRDEEGLEYTTVEKTVFVATPEYMRARQTA
- a CDS encoding enoyl-CoA hydratase/isomerase family protein produces the protein MKTYETLVITEKAPGVWALQLNRPESLNALSMQMLEELADAAGMLYDLPEVRALIIIGAGDHFMAGGDIRDFHRSLALSPETRKAQYRAVIERAANVLVERLTHAPFPVVSAVRGACAGFGLSLALMADLVVASRTAYFTTAYLNIGLSADGGMSYLLPRAVGAKRAARWLLLAERFSAEEALAAGAVSEIVADDQLEARVMEIATRWAHGPRHALLRMKRLLAESMEHTLEAQLLEEADAFSACSATEEFAEGVTAFLEKRPPRFPG
- a CDS encoding MBL fold metallo-hydrolase, encoding MTASLPESIQVLERGWLSSNSVLLFDGETATLVDSGYVTEAGETVAMLNAALRGRTLTRLINTHSHSDHIGGNAAVQRAFGCRIAVPEALAPIVARWDRTALLLDVAGQNAEPFSVDETIAPGDTFVAGGLCWEAIAAPGHDATALVFYNREHGVLLSGDALWADGFGILFGNVLGSHDALPDARNTLKRLQSLAVQWVIPGHGAPFQDFAGALDRAWGRLEAFAKEPKRIARNALRACFAFYLLEHRRLTRDAIHSALATIPLFVQANDRFLHQSPEALTEWVAAALVAAGRARWEGETLVALIS